Proteins found in one Hevea brasiliensis isolate MT/VB/25A 57/8 chromosome 18, ASM3005281v1, whole genome shotgun sequence genomic segment:
- the LOC110633164 gene encoding uncharacterized protein LOC110633164 encodes FLNIKNLQKKFKARDQLQCCQLYVQGRMLVLKKPDPDNAAATARWLVSQNSLGFLNTISMDLGGAPIGNVVSFSDGLPNEGSGIPYFYLTTLDPTARNALKDHRSSLTISEYPIGTCGKNDPENPTCAKITLTGKVLPIEKACCNFYLVLV; translated from the exons tttttaaatattaaaaatcttCAAAAGAAATTTAAAGCAAGAGACCAATTACAATGCTGCCAGCTTTATGTACAGGGAAGGATGTTAGTGCTCAAGAAACCAGACCCAGATAACGCTGCTGCAACTGCTCGTTGGCTTGTTTCTCAGAATTCTTTGGGTTTTTTAAA TACCATTTCAATGGATTTGGGAGGAGCACCCATTGG GAATGTTGTTTCATTTAGTGATGGGCTACCTAATGAAGGTAGTGGCATCCCCTACTTTTATTTGACAACTCTTGATCCAACTGCAAGAAATGCATTGAAAGACCACAGGTCTTCACTCACAATCAGCGAATACCCTATAGGAACTTGTGGCAAGAATGACCCTGAGAACCCCACTTGTGCAAAAATTACACTGACTGGAAAGGTATTGCCCATAGAAAAGGCCTGTTGTAATTTTTATTTGGTTTTAGTATAG
- the LOC110633162 gene encoding metalloendoproteinase 5-MMP-like isoform X2 has protein sequence MASHILIAFFLFSSIQPFLAQSRTLKSENQDQFKSFQNLEGAGKGSTVEGLSKVKQYLKNLGYYPTETNLVTDHFDEVMESALKTYQNYYRLKVTGKLDSDTIKEMMIPRCGVPDNINHPTKQSHHKPGKFNMVVSDYSFFQNMPKWRPSKYHLTYTFRSQVQVIDEKVLKSVCSKAFKKWADVSQFTFEEAPAGSKSDIVIGFYSGDHGDRYPFDGPRNTLAHAFAPEDGRFHYDADQVDLETVAIHEIGHLLGLGHSQDKNAIMYRAIPYGTTKRHLSQDDIDGIHALYSSESK, from the exons ATGGCTTCCCATATTCTAATAGCCTTTTTCCTCTTCTCTTCAATCCAACCCTTTTTAGCTCAGTCTAGAACTTTGAAGTCTGAAAACCAAGATCAATTCAAATCCTTTCAAAACCTGGAAGGTGCTGGAAAGGGCTCAACAGTGGAAGGGCTGAGTAAGGTGAAACAATACCTGAAAAATTTGGGATACTATCCAACTGAGACCAATCTTGTCACTGACCATTTTGATGAAGTTATGGAGTCTGCACTCAAAACATATCAAAACTATTACCGTTTGAAAGTTACAGGAAAGCTCGACTCCGATACCATAAAAGAAATGATGATTCCACGATGTGGAGTTCCTGATAACATCAATCACCCAACAAAACAAAGCCATCACAAGCCAGGAAAATTCAATATGGTAGTTTCTGATTACTCTTTCTTTCAAAACATGCCGAAATGGCGACCTTCCAAGTACCACCTGACCTACACATTTCGCTCCCAGGTCCAAGTCATTGATGAGAAGGTATTAAAGTCTGTTTGCTCCAAGGCATTCAAAAAATGGGCTGATGTTTCCCAGTTCACATTCGAGGAGGCACCTGCTGGTTCAAAATCAGATATTGTTATAGGGTTTTACAGTGGAGATCACGGGGATCGTTATCCTTTTGATGGGCCTAGAAACACACTGGCCCATGCTTTTGCACCAGAGGATGGAAGATTCCATTATGATGCAGAT CAGGTGGACTTGGAAACAGTGGCTATTCATGAAATAGGTCACCTTCTTGGGCTTGGACATAGTCAGGATAAGAATGCAATAATGTATCGTGCAATTCCATACGGAACTACCAAAAGGCATCTCAGTCAGGATGACATTGATGGCATTCATGCCCTCTACTCTTCGGAATCAAAATAA
- the LOC110633162 gene encoding metalloendoproteinase 2-MMP-like isoform X3 — protein sequence MASHILIAFFLFSSIQPFLAQSRTLKSENQDQFKSFQNLEGAGKGSTVEGLSKVKQYLKNLGYYPTETNLVTDHFDEVMESALKTYQNYYRLKVTGKLDSDTIKEMMIPRCGVPDNINHPTKQSHHKPGKFNMVQVIDEKVLKSVCSKAFKKWADVSQFTFEEAPAGSKSDIVIGFYSGDHGDRYPFDGPRNTLAHAFAPEDGRFHYDADENWSTNPDADQVDLETVAIHEIGHLLGLGHSQDKNAIMYRAIPYGTTKRHLSQDDIDGIHALYSSESK from the exons ATGGCTTCCCATATTCTAATAGCCTTTTTCCTCTTCTCTTCAATCCAACCCTTTTTAGCTCAGTCTAGAACTTTGAAGTCTGAAAACCAAGATCAATTCAAATCCTTTCAAAACCTGGAAGGTGCTGGAAAGGGCTCAACAGTGGAAGGGCTGAGTAAGGTGAAACAATACCTGAAAAATTTGGGATACTATCCAACTGAGACCAATCTTGTCACTGACCATTTTGATGAAGTTATGGAGTCTGCACTCAAAACATATCAAAACTATTACCGTTTGAAAGTTACAGGAAAGCTCGACTCCGATACCATAAAAGAAATGATGATTCCACGATGTGGAGTTCCTGATAACATCAATCACCCAACAAAACAAAGCCATCACAAGCCAGGAAAATTCAATATG GTCCAAGTCATTGATGAGAAGGTATTAAAGTCTGTTTGCTCCAAGGCATTCAAAAAATGGGCTGATGTTTCCCAGTTCACATTCGAGGAGGCACCTGCTGGTTCAAAATCAGATATTGTTATAGGGTTTTACAGTGGAGATCACGGGGATCGTTATCCTTTTGATGGGCCTAGAAACACACTGGCCCATGCTTTTGCACCAGAGGATGGAAGATTCCATTATGATGCAGATGAGAATTGGAGTACTAACCCTGATGCAGATCAGGTGGACTTGGAAACAGTGGCTATTCATGAAATAGGTCACCTTCTTGGGCTTGGACATAGTCAGGATAAGAATGCAATAATGTATCGTGCAATTCCATACGGAACTACCAAAAGGCATCTCAGTCAGGATGACATTGATGGCATTCATGCCCTCTACTCTTCGGAATCAAAATAA
- the LOC110633162 gene encoding metalloendoproteinase 1-like isoform X1 — MASHILIAFFLFSSIQPFLAQSRTLKSENQDQFKSFQNLEGAGKGSTVEGLSKVKQYLKNLGYYPTETNLVTDHFDEVMESALKTYQNYYRLKVTGKLDSDTIKEMMIPRCGVPDNINHPTKQSHHKPGKFNMVVSDYSFFQNMPKWRPSKYHLTYTFRSQVQVIDEKVLKSVCSKAFKKWADVSQFTFEEAPAGSKSDIVIGFYSGDHGDRYPFDGPRNTLAHAFAPEDGRFHYDADENWSTNPDADQVDLETVAIHEIGHLLGLGHSQDKNAIMYRAIPYGTTKRHLSQDDIDGIHALYSSESK; from the coding sequence ATGGCTTCCCATATTCTAATAGCCTTTTTCCTCTTCTCTTCAATCCAACCCTTTTTAGCTCAGTCTAGAACTTTGAAGTCTGAAAACCAAGATCAATTCAAATCCTTTCAAAACCTGGAAGGTGCTGGAAAGGGCTCAACAGTGGAAGGGCTGAGTAAGGTGAAACAATACCTGAAAAATTTGGGATACTATCCAACTGAGACCAATCTTGTCACTGACCATTTTGATGAAGTTATGGAGTCTGCACTCAAAACATATCAAAACTATTACCGTTTGAAAGTTACAGGAAAGCTCGACTCCGATACCATAAAAGAAATGATGATTCCACGATGTGGAGTTCCTGATAACATCAATCACCCAACAAAACAAAGCCATCACAAGCCAGGAAAATTCAATATGGTAGTTTCTGATTACTCTTTCTTTCAAAACATGCCGAAATGGCGACCTTCCAAGTACCACCTGACCTACACATTTCGCTCCCAGGTCCAAGTCATTGATGAGAAGGTATTAAAGTCTGTTTGCTCCAAGGCATTCAAAAAATGGGCTGATGTTTCCCAGTTCACATTCGAGGAGGCACCTGCTGGTTCAAAATCAGATATTGTTATAGGGTTTTACAGTGGAGATCACGGGGATCGTTATCCTTTTGATGGGCCTAGAAACACACTGGCCCATGCTTTTGCACCAGAGGATGGAAGATTCCATTATGATGCAGATGAGAATTGGAGTACTAACCCTGATGCAGATCAGGTGGACTTGGAAACAGTGGCTATTCATGAAATAGGTCACCTTCTTGGGCTTGGACATAGTCAGGATAAGAATGCAATAATGTATCGTGCAATTCCATACGGAACTACCAAAAGGCATCTCAGTCAGGATGACATTGATGGCATTCATGCCCTCTACTCTTCGGAATCAAAATAA